Genomic DNA from Blattabacterium cuenoti:
TAGAAATTCCAGAATCTGCTTCCATAGCTTTTAAAATATCCATATTTTGAAATGCTATACTTTCTAATGCTGCACGAACAAAATGTGCATATGAAGTTCCTCTTGTTATTCCAACAATAATACCTCTTGCTTTTTGGTCCCAATAAGGAGCTCCTAATCCAGAAAAAGCAGGAACAATATATAATCCTTCGGTATTATTTACTAACGATGCTAATTTTTCTGATTCATTAGAAGATGATAAAATACCTAATCCATCCCTAAGCCATTGTACTACTGCTCCAGCAATAAATACACTACCTTCCAAAGCATATTGAACTTGATTTTTAATTTTCCATGCTATAGTTGTAATTAAATTATTTTGAGAAAAAACTGGATTATCTCCTACATTCATTAACATAAAACATCCTGTTCCATAAGTATTTTTAACCATTCCAATTTTAGTACACATTTGTCCAAATAATGATGCTTGTTGATCTCCAGCTATTCCAGAAATAGGTATTCTATAAGAAAGAATATTTCCTGTAGTATATCCAAATATTTCGCTAGATGATTTTACTTCCGGTAAAATATTTAATGGAATTTTAAATAAATCAATTAATTCATTATCCCAATTTAAAGTATTAATGTTAAATAACATAGTTCTAGAAGCGTTAGTTACATCTGTAACATGAATTTTTCTTCCCGTTAAATTCCATATTAACCATGAATCTATTGTACCAAAAGCTAATGATCCTGAGTATGCTTTTTTTCTTGCTTCTGGAATATTATCCAATATCCATTTTATTTTAGTTGCAGAAAAATATGGATCTATTATTAATCCTGTTTTTTTTTTAATCATTTCAGTTAATCCTTCCTTTTTAATTTGATCACAATACTTTGATGTCCTTCTATCTTGCCATACTATAGCATTGAAAATAGGTTTACCTGTATTTTTATCCCATATTACAGTAGTTTCTCTTTGATTTGTTATTCCTATTGATACAATATTACTTCCATTCAAATTTGCCTTTAACATTGCTTCTAATGCAACAGAAGCTTGTGTAGACCATATTTCTTCTGCGTTATGCTCAACCCATCCAGGATTAGGATATATCTGAGTAAATTCTTTTTGAGCTATGGAAATTATATTGCCAACATTATCAAATATAATAGCTCTAGAACTAGTGGTTCCTTGATCTAGGGATAATACATATTTATTCATATATAAAGAAAATTACCACTTTATATTCTTATCTTTAATTATAAGATGATGGATAATAATATTTTATAGCTAATTTTTTAAAATAATTTATCTGAGATTTTTCCCAATCTTTGTTTTTTGATAGTTCTTTAGCCATTATAGATGCAATTTTTGGAGCTATTTCTATTGCTTTTTTTGCATTTAAAAATA
This window encodes:
- the glpK gene encoding glycerol kinase GlpK, translated to MNKYVLSLDQGTTSSRAIIFDNVGNIISIAQKEFTQIYPNPGWVEHNAEEIWSTQASVALEAMLKANLNGSNIVSIGITNQRETTVIWDKNTGKPIFNAIVWQDRRTSKYCDQIKKEGLTEMIKKKTGLIIDPYFSATKIKWILDNIPEARKKAYSGSLAFGTIDSWLIWNLTGRKIHVTDVTNASRTMLFNINTLNWDNELIDLFKIPLNILPEVKSSSEIFGYTTGNILSYRIPISGIAGDQQASLFGQMCTKIGMVKNTYGTGCFMLMNVGDNPVFSQNNLITTIAWKIKNQVQYALEGSVFIAGAVVQWLRDGLGILSSSNESEKLASLVNNTEGLYIVPAFSGLGAPYWDQKARGIIVGITRGTSYAHFVRAALESIAFQNMDILKAMEADSGISIKELRVDGGATVNKLLMQFQSDILNVGVVKYKISELTAAGAAYLAGLAVNYWSSLDDIKNKWKMKKIIFNPRKMSGRLEIIEGWKKAIKTTRYWSIQ